TCCGGTTACAGACCCGGGCGGGAACGTATTTAAAATAACTTCTTCAAAAGATAGTTTTTCTTTTAATATCCCTTTCACAGTAGAACTCATCTGAAATAGTGTTGAATACTTATCTACTTTAAAAAGCTCTTCTACTTTTACATTATTGGCTATTTTTGATAAATCATTTCTCATTAAATCTGTAATCATTAAATTTTCTGCTCTTTCTTTTTCAGAATTTATAAGCTGATTTTTTAATACTTCATCTTCCAACTCATTTAAACCTCTTTTTATAGTACCTTTTATTGGCTTTGTGATTATCTCTCTTCCTTTCTTTTCTAAAAAAAGCTCCATAGAGCCGGAAATAAGAGAAAAATTTAAATCTTTTATAAACATCATGTAAGGCGTGGGCTGAGTTTTCACAAGATTTAAAAAGACGCTAAAAGGATAGAATATTCCATAAACATCAATTCTATGAGATAGATTGGCTTGATATATATCTCCTTTTGATATGTAATCTTTTATTTTCTCTACTTTTTGGATAAATTCAGATTTGCTTGTGTTAAACTTTATCTGCTTGATTATTGATTTTTCGGGTGGTAAATCTAAACGCTCTTTAAACTCAAATTTTTTGTATAGATTTACAAAAATTTTTGGCAAAGCTAAATCATCCTTCTTTAAATTTTTAGAATTTAGAATATGCTTATTAAAGTCATAACCAATAAATCCCAATGCATAAAGATTATGTCTTTTTATAAGCTTTTCTAAAATCAGTAAAGGTCTTTTTGTTTTTATTTCATTTTTATTTATCCTAAGAATGTCATTGTCATAAACGGCCTTGAATATTGGTTTTTCAAATACATAAAACCCTTTTTTATCAAACCAGCCATTTTCAGATGTATATAAAACTGTTTGCCCTGCTTTCATTAACTCCTTCCAAAAGTTGTAGTGATATAATAATTACTATACCATCTTAAAT
This is a stretch of genomic DNA from Sulfurihydrogenibium sp. YO3AOP1. It encodes these proteins:
- a CDS encoding anthranilate synthase component I family protein, yielding MKAGQTVLYTSENGWFDKKGFYVFEKPIFKAVYDNDILRINKNEIKTKRPLLILEKLIKRHNLYALGFIGYDFNKHILNSKNLKKDDLALPKIFVNLYKKFEFKERLDLPPEKSIIKQIKFNTSKSEFIQKVEKIKDYISKGDIYQANLSHRIDVYGIFYPFSVFLNLVKTQPTPYMMFIKDLNFSLISGSMELFLEKKGREIITKPIKGTIKRGLNELEDEVLKNQLINSEKERAENLMITDLMRNDLSKIANNVKVEELFKVDKYSTLFQMSSTVKGILKEKLSFEEVILNTFPPGSVTGAPKKRSMEIIDELEDKKRSVYCGATFLIKPNLDFVLSVAIRQMIFTKDRCSIYVGSGIVWDSDPVKEYEETLIKAKANLKSLDFDIDLVSN